One window from the genome of Montipora foliosa isolate CH-2021 chromosome 5, ASM3666993v2, whole genome shotgun sequence encodes:
- the LOC138003874 gene encoding lipase ZK262.3-like, giving the protein MNTLSAVYFVAILLLQRKVVGFSCNSDNCRDCASNTDVFGITCRWCRRDNECHTPGAIFTNPCKRAENIVDPSLCEEELSHYDPELSLKMLLLSAVAYDPVDPQECLNNSLPSAGFQIKHIVNEKCDFSDHNCSGYVAVSHTIKAIAVAFRGSECFDQAFSAFVESLVRPKEDFLSEGEVQSYWKRGFEKLWPSMEAKVKALIADNPSYPVWVTGHSLGGAMASLASAWLSYYKVASRKNIILYTFGMPRVGNYDYALEHDRLVSNSWRVVNYDDAVPHFPSLLSLSIVNGPYHHGVEAFYSKPATSVYSEHRECHGKPYNEDMTCSFSEMPPYSFKRHQNYFNIPVGTFWEKGCIHSTRKKRETPEKYNNTRSNTVQSVKDRCLKYTHK; this is encoded by the coding sequence ATGAACACGTTAAGCGCAGTTTACTTCGTTGCCATCCTCCTGCTACAGCGAAAAGTCGTTGGTTTCAGCTGCAACTCCGACAACTGCAGAGACTGCGCTTCCAATACCGACGTTTTCGGTATTACCTGCAGATGGTGTAGAAGGGACAATGAATGTCATACGCCAGGCGCAATTTTTACAAACCCGTGCAAGAGAGCGGAAAATATCGTCGATCCGTCTCTTTGCGAAGAAGAATTGTCCCATTATGACCCCGAATTGTCTCTAAAGATGTTGCTTCTTTCAGCAGTTGCGTATGATCCAGTTGATCCACAGGAATGTCTCAACAACTCTCTGCCATCTGCAGGCTTTCAAATAAAGCATATTGTAAACGAGAAATGTGATTTCTCTGATCACAATTGTTCTGGCTATGTTGCTGTTTCCCATACCATCAAAGCTATTGCTGTTGCTTTTCGCGGCTCTGAATGTTTCGATCAAGCATTTTCTGCATTTGTTGAGAGTTTAGTTCGCCCTAAGGAAGATTTTTTAAGCGAGGGTGAAGTTCAAAGCTACTGGAAAAGAGGGTTCGAAAAATTATGGCCGAGCATGGAAGCGAAAGTGAAAGCTCTCATCGCCGACAATCCATCCTACCCAGTTTGGGTTACAGGACATTCTCTGGGTGGTGCGATGGCGTCCCTAGCAAGTGCATGGCTCAGTTATTACAAAGTTGCTTCTCGTAAAAACATCATATTGTATACGTTTGGAATGCCTCGAGTTGGAAACTACGACTATGCTTTGGAACACGATCGGCTGGTTAGCAACAGTTGGAGAGTAGTCAATTATGATGACGCTGTTCCTCACTTCCCAAGCTTATTATCTCTGAGCATCGTCAACGGTCCTTACCATCATGGAGTAGAGGCTTTTTACAGCAAACCGGCAACAAGTGTATATTCTGAGCACAGGGAATGCCACGGAAAACCATACAACGAAGACATGACTTGCAGCTTCTCGGAAATGCCGCCGTACTCCTTCAAACGACACCAAAACTACTTCAACATTCCTGTGGGGACCTTCTGGGAGAAAGGCTGTATTCACTCAACACGTAAGAAACGCGAAACGCCAGAAAAATATAACAACACTCGCTCGAACACAGTTCAGTCTGTAAAAGATCGCTGCTTGAAGTATACGCACAAATAG